In Cryptomeria japonica chromosome 1, Sugi_1.0, whole genome shotgun sequence, the sequence ttataaatatggttttatTTACATGAAAACAAATCCAAAAATCACACCAATCCACTTTGCAAATAAGATATCTATaacaatataaatattaaatataaaactaacttaaataaataaaaataaattaagtcAAACACTAAAATAACATATTTTTTGATGAATACGTGCATTAgatttcattaattaaaaaatatattacacATATCCACAAAAAAATATTAGAGGGATACAAGGCTACACTTGAGAATCACATAGACAAGGTCACCTTTGAAAGTCAAATAGACAATACCCGAAAAAccataacataaattaaaaaaaaccacTTAAACAAGTGAAAtaacatatttaaaataataaaataaaacaaaatatacaaTTTTCGCCTACCATTTAACTTCTTCCTTTGAATTGGAAAATTATTCACATGGTACACCATATCTAGCTTTTCCATTAAATTTAATGATATTTGGAGGTTTTTTTAAGGTTGGCATAAGCCCTTTAGACAATCATAAATGCCACCTTGTCCCACCTTTATATAAGGAAGGAGATAAGCCATTTAAAATGGAAAGATGTGTTCTAGGCAAACTACTTTAACTATCCTTATCCCATGCCGACACTTCTTAAGAGGATAGTACTGTTTTGGAGGGTATGGCCCACTACCAAGGAATCAAAAAAAACTACAAACCATTTAGTACATAGCATAAGCatgatttttatcattttgtttaAAGTTGTGAGTTAGCAAGAATGATTGTACTTCAAGATACAACTAAAACAACTCATACATGGACAAGTTTTATGGGTATCTACTTAATGACAATTaagttataaaatattaaaatttaaaaaacaaaattttattttgagttTAGGTTCAAGTTGTGAAGCTTTATTATATTTGTTAATTATATCATCtatcaaaaatttcaattttcaattatGTCTAGAGTTAGATTGGGATAAATTCAATCCTCTATTGACATTGATAGACTAACAAACCCTACTTGTAATAGTTTAGATGAAAGACAAAGTATGATTTAGATGTATGTGACATATACTTATCATGTTGTATTATACTTTTAAAGAGTAAAGGTGTCACTATCTATATAATTCaattattttcattaaaaataaaactattttcttGTATCATTTTTTTATCTTGAATATATATAAATTGTAATCCTAATACTGTTTATTGtaatgatttatatttaataataatatgagTTCTTGAAATCATAAAGATTGAGAGAAATATAAAATGATAAGGGAGATAAAGAAAGCTTACCTATTTTAACATGATTGTCAACTTTTGATTGATTTATGTGTTGTAACTTGTTGTGGATGCAAAAGAATCCATGTTTAATGATGAAATGATAATAAGACAATAAAGGCAGATTAGTAATGAATTTTTTGAAGCCTTAAACTATTTTTTGTTACAATGTGGTTTCCTAATGTTGCATGTAGAGTTAtcttttgttgttgttgaagtATAAGATTTATTTTGTTGTGTGCTTGTAATTTCATTCGAAAACTTTGTCATACTAACAAACATACTGGAAACCTTGCTTCAAAGTACAAAGTTCGTGACCTTAACTACCAAGCTCCTAAGCTAATGTACACACTTCAAGACACCATATATGTGATTATTTGATTATTTGCTTGCCTAATGATTTGTTTGCCTACAATGCATATGGTAATAAAGTACTTTGGTACAGAGTTCATTCTTTGATGCCCTTAAAATCAAATGGCATTGTCATTGAAGTGCCAATGCTTAATCTTGTATGAAGTATCATACAAGCAATGACATAGTAGATGCCTACAAATATTAGCTCATAGTCACTCAATTCAAGTTTTCTACTGTACAAAATGACAGgtgaacattttttttaaaaaaggttgGTTTTCtgttaaagattttgaattttaaaaagggCATACTAGGTTGTATTCATGTTCAAAGTATAGAAACGTACTATTATGATGTAATGAGTGATCATCAAGAGTAGTGAAATTAAAAGCATGAAGTTTCCATAGTCTATGATAGATTTAAATTGATGATTCTTGGATTTGGCTGTGTGAgaattttttcatcaacatttcagatcatgctccatgatccatcatcagggtaAGAACTAGAAACGAGAAGAGTTAAATCCAAAACCATTGATGATGGATGGATCATCAAacatgatccaaaacgttgatgaaaAAATTCTCACACAAACAAATGCAGAAATCATCAATTTAAACAATTAAAAGACCAAATTTATAGAATTGCAAATacacataaataaacataaatttgCAACATCTGTACAAAATAAAAAGTGTACTTTTACACTTCACTCATCCCTCCCCTTTCCCATAATCTAAATATTTTATGCCAAGACACTGGATGGGATATTCTGGTTTTCATAGCTGATTAAAAATTATTTCACACAAGTCAATGCTATGATTATAATCCCTAGTTTGGTTCTCACCATCCCACTTGCTACACTGAATTTATAGTTTCAAGGAGATAAAAAAAAGCTTTTTTATATCCATTTATATTGGCTGCAAAAACTGTTCAGAGATTTAGAAAATATAAATGCTATTCTATGATAAAATCATAGTTTCCAGGTATGCTAACATTATAGTTTCCAGGTATGCTAACATTAGCTTCTGGTTATTTGAGTATTCTAATTTCATCTCATGTTGTGGAGCCCTCTGCAAGCTGTAATGCATGTCCCACCAATACCAATGATAGCTTTTTTGATGATTGAACTTAGGTAGGCAATTATGTTGTCTCCCTAGAGTAGGCGGCATGTTTGGTGGCACTAAATATGTAAAAAATAGTATACTTTTGGATCTCAGCTCCTGCCTTTCTATCAATTCAGTTcatgttttttatatatttttggcATCAAACATAAAGAGTACCCACTACAGTTTTAACAGTTGTATTCAAATGTACAACTATAATATTGGTTTTGATATGCAATATGTTTATCCACAACACCTAAAACTGAATAAAAAAGATTTTGATTTGTAAACATATGTCCACAACTAAAGCTAATTTATGGTTCTGTCTCAGCAGGCTTTTGTTTAAGCAAAGGATTGCCAAATAGGAACCCCAACACTAAAAAAGCTGCAAGTTGGTCAGTCCTAAAAACATGGACCCATCTTTTTCATACAATTCTCGAAAGTTCTGGGAGGCCAGAAAATCTTAGCTGTTACTGCATGGGTCATTAAATCGAAGTCATGGGGGGAAGAAACCCAATAACATCTATATCAGATGGGTCAGAGTTAAAAAGAAATTATTTGcaggaagaagaagaaagttgtagaATTAGAATCTCCTCTGCAAAAGTGCTAATTTCTTCCCTCATCCATTTCCTTTCCATGTGTAGACGAGGTGGTTGTATTTTTGACACTGCCCAAATATCTTATCCTGGTTactttatcttttcaattccttAAAGCAAGAACCCCCCATATTTGAGCCCAACTAGGCCCACAACTTTGTCTCAAGTGGTAAGAGTATTAGGAAAGTGCTCATGTGGAATGGAATCCTGTCATAGGAATCTGCCATTGGTAAATGAGTAAATTGTAGAGAGGATGCTAACATATTAACTTTAGGATTCATAGCCCAAGTCTTGGTGTAGCTCTCAACATCTTGTTTTCAGATTGGCAAAGCTTTTAACATGGATAATGCCTCATAAGCCACCTCTTTCTCACAACACCTCCTACTAATGCGGGGCGAATTCATCATATAGATGTGCACCTATGGTAAGTAGCTTGAAAATTACAGACATTATAGAGATAATAACCACTAAGTTGGAGGCGGCCCACAAGCCATGGGACTGGAAAAATTGACGTCtaaggagggggaggagagaggggaATCAAATTATCCTTTTAGCACTGGGCATGGTAGTGTTAGGTCTTCATACATTCGCTTATATGTGGGAAGTAAAATAGTGACCACCTTAAAATTGAGGCTTACAAGTTCAATGTATTAACAGATAAATTGATGTGGCCATGCTTGACAGGTGAAGTTGAACAATGCTATACAACCCACTGAAGTTACATTTTTTATCATCAAGCTGACTGTATTCTTCAATGATAGCATTCAATTATAGAACTAGTACAGAGTTTGGTGTGCTTAAGTTTTGATCATCAAACTGACTATTTATTCTCCAGAGAAAACATTCTATCATAAAACTAGGAGAGAGTTGAGTGCGCCTAAGTTCATAAATGTTCAGTAAGGTCTTACTTGTGGAATGCTTAACTTGTAACACATAAGGTAATGCAGTTCAAATTCTGTGTACAGCTTGGTTACGATGCAAATTTCAGCGAGTCATTTTTAGTTACCTTAAAACCGATCCCATGGTTAGAGACATTAAATTTCCACAGTTCATGATGATTATTGCACTGTGCTTCTGGATTCAACTGTGTGCAATtcatttgcatcaatgtttcggatcacactaaTTTTTCTCTCAACAACtatctcatcctgatgatggatcatggagtatgaTCCGAAACGTTAATGCAAATAAATTATATGGAGTCGAATCCAAAAGCACAGCGCAATAATGATCCCATAGTGATAGAACATCTTCAATTTATGGAATACAGTGTCATTAAATTTGGACTTCGGCAGCTAAGAATATCATTCCTAGTGGAGATATCATATCTATTCCCATGTCTCTCTCTATAACTAAAATGTTGACTCATCTAATCCATCACATCTACACTTTCAATCCCTAGCAATGTCTCAAATGCTGTCAAACATGTAAATTTTTTGCCGGAGTAAGATATGGTCTATGTGTTGAAGATTGAATTATGTGAATTGTTCCTATACTGGTCTCCTAATTCTCCACTAGATGACATCCAACATAGACATGTCTTGCATTTTCTGACTCGACAAACAAGAATTCTACAAATTCAGTTCGATGGACATTATAGAATATACCATTTAAAGTCATCTTTTACTCCATCTCAAACTTGAATAGAACAACTCTCTACCATCTAGCGAATCATCATGATTAGTGAATTTTGCCATGCAGAGGTATCGTTCCACTTGGAGGTTATATGGGTAAACCCACTAACTGTTCTGGTACCATATAAGAAATAAAAATAGTTTTGTCCTTAACTGGTTTCATTCAATTCGTGATTGAAAATTCAACATTTCGCTTCAAAGTTCAATCTCGTTGACACTTTTGTATTGTTTAAGAACCCTATCATCCACTGAATACAAGTTTAATGTTGCAATGAGATATGTTCTAAAAACAAAAGATTAACATCAAAATTGTGCCAAATATCTGTCCTGCTTCAGGCTAAGCTTGACTTTTTCCTTGACTATCCCGCTCCTTTTTTGGgtagatttttgttttccttagtTGAACCCATATGGATTTCATCCCGCCTGCTGCAATCAACCAATTGTTGACACTTTTAAGTATATTTAAGGACTATTCCTTGGCAATCGACAACTTTCCACCGGACTTTTCAACAATTCGATTCGTCATTCGTCAGGCAGAATTTCAAAGGAACAGGAAAACATTTGCCAAAATTTAATAGAAAATACAGATTGAATTAGGAGGTTTTGGTAAAAAATCCCAGCATAATTTTTTTTCCTTAAAATTTAGGCTGTAACatatttctttttatttcaaaGATCTGCCTACTAACTTCGGTGCACTTCACTACATCAACTATCCCACTCATTAATCAAAGTGAAAAAAAACAATCAGCGTAAATGTTTGCATAATGTTTCATGAATTAGCATAAACATATGCATCAAGCAGAAATTTACCTGGAATTGGATTGTCCAATCACTAGAGTAATAGAtctacaaaatgcaaaacaaaattaACGATTCATGAGTAGACATTACTTGCTGCCATTTCTAATgtcattttattttattcctctctGGTCTCCTTGATATTGAAATACATAGCCATATATTGAAATACTTGTTGCAGTATATGCAATAACCATATATAAAAGAAAACCCAGTCACCACCAAGGCATCAATATTCCTTGCATATGCTAGAACTTGTTGACACAATGTTCAACATATTCGATCATTCTGCTGTGTTGATGTTCGACAGGAGATACTCTAGTGTCTGATCTAGTTATCTTAAATTGGCTACATCCATCTGTACAAGCCCTCACTCTGAGACTTATTGACTAGAATAATCTACACACAAACACTccccataaaaataaaaatatatagttTAAAAACAGAACTCTTACCCCTACAATGGCTATCTCTATCTGATATCCTTGCACTTCTATTAAAAACAATCCTCCCATGTGGCAAAACAAAGTATTGCAAATTAAAAGCCTTGTGAAACTCTGGCACCCTTCCCTTCCGAGAGCATCTCTGCAGAAGATTGAGGATCAGAACTACCAGTTCCTAAGCCTTGATATGGAGGACTCACTATAGATGAATTCTGAGTGTAATATTGCTGTTGAGGATTGGTCTCATAAGCCAACTGATTAGGAACCTGCATATGTTGGAAACTATATTGCTGATCAAGATGCATTGAGGGAGATGGGTTGAGCTGCTGAGATGGCCTATACATTATCCTTCCATCATTCTGCATAGGTCTAGCAGCTCTGTACCTTGGAGCTGCTGCACCCATATTAGGCTGTGTAGAAAATTGTGGATCTCTGTATGGAGTTCCTGCCATCACCGCGGTCTTTGGGATTGAATCATAGCCAGGCTGTTTTTGAAGTGGAGGTGCTGTTGGTGGTTGCATTGTAGTTGTAACCGGCTTGGATGAAATTACATCAGTACTATAACCAGCTGGCAAATTTGCAGGTGCAACTCCCATGTTTCTTTGCATTGACACACTGTAGCCTGGTTGCGGTCCAAGGCCTGGACGAATAACTGTACTCATTGTTTGTAACATGGGTGATCCATGATGGCTAGGATACAAATAGATGGGATATGGCTGGTCACCTTGCTGGGAATCATGGTGCATTTGATAGTATGGCATAGGCTGACCTTGATGAACATAATGAGATGGTACATATTGATGTTCATATGGAACTGGCATATAGCTATGATCCTGATgggtttgttgcattattgcattcTGATCCTTTTGTACATAATTAAAATCAGGGCCAGACTCTATATCTTCATTTCTTCTATCCAAATTAGGATTAGGCCTATCTCTTGGTGAAGGGTTAGCAGCATTAAGCAGCCCCGAGTCCTGATTCTTGGGTCTGTCTGGTTGCTTCATCTGCCCTGTGCCCATATTAACTGAATTGAATTCATCTTGCACCTGTCTATTAGCACTTTTTAGTTCACCATCTTGACTTGATTGGCTGCCATCTTTTTTCATTCCACTCATTGCCGATAAACTGGAGttgctttcttccttcttcatAGTGGGTTGGCTCAATCCCTCAGGACCCATCTCAGGAGACTTAACATTAACCGGTTTTGCATTCCAATCATATCTTCCCTCTACCATCTCATCTTGCATGTTATTCTCCTGCCTAATTTGCCTTTCTtgttgctgctgctgctgctgttgTTGCTGCTGCTTGTTTGAGATATGAAGTTGCTCGAATTCCTGTGTTGGGATCTGTCTTTGTGCATTTTCAGGAATGCTTGCACGAGGCTTATTAATCACAGGGTCAGATGGGCTCGGAACTGGAAATCTGCCATCCTTATAAGGGAATGGTTCAAACTGCTCTGGTTTCTGAAGAAACCTCAGTTTAGCAATATTGTCTTCATTCACCCTTGGATCCTGAGTTCGGAGACCCATATCCTGTGTGACACGGAAGAAATGTTCACTTCCACCTTGCATTTCTAACCCTTGATCATGAGGACTGCTAACGATGCCGTGGTTGTTTAATCTATATCCCAGTGCCCTTATATCCTCACAGACATACCTAGGTTCCCCTCCTTCCATGATTGGATTCTGAGAATTAGGATCAAACTTGGGATAGGGGTTTTCAAAACTTATTCCATGGGGTTCATCCTGAACAGGCTTTAACTTAACAGGAGGCAAATTAGCCCCTGGAGGAGCCGAGGAAGTGGATCCATATGAGGAAGTTTCGAGCATAGGGGAGTCAGGAGCTGAATGGACATCTGGGGGTGGGTGTCCTACAATTCCTTCAGGTTGGGGATTGAATGTCCTACTTTTCCCTAATGTACTTGGACCTTGCTGCAGAACACCTGAACTAACGGGCATCTTAATATTAGGGTTCCTTTCTTCTGTTTTCTCCCAATAGGGAGGTTCAGGCCCATCAAAACCAAACAAATAATCAGGCATCTCTGAAACAGATGAACCCTCAGAGACACCCCTTTGCAGAATAGGCGTACCATTCAATGCATCAACAAACCAGTGTTCTCTTTTAGAATTGTCAAGCATAGAACCGAGACTAGACGAATTATCAAGCTTTGAAGGAAACAAGAAAATTCTTAACCTGGAAGGCTTCAGACTTGCCTGCTGGGACCTTTCATACTCCTCCATCATGTTCTCTAGATCTTCCTCGGTTGTGACAGAAATCAAAGCATCCAAGTCTTCATTCGGCAGCTGGTACTTGACCGTAACACCCCCCCCAGAAATCTTAGAGAGCTTGGCAATAAGATCAGTGTATGTTATGTTCCGGCTCACAGTCACCATCCTAGTTTCTCCACCCAAATAACAGAGCTGATTATCACTTGGCCTAGGAATAATCTTGCCTCCATAGCTGCACATGAATCTCACCTTACAGGAATTTGGATCCTCCCATCTCTGAGAAGCAGGATACTCCGTATCTGCCCCTCTAGACCGAGGCGAAGAGCTTACAGAATCTGCATAGTTTGAGTCCATCTCTCAGAATTTTACACACCAAAACCCCACCAAAACCCAACTTCTTATTACAAGTCAAGATCTTGGGGTCTCGTGGGTATGAAGACAATTCTCTTTTGGGTGTCTGCAATCTCCCTAAAACCAGGTCACCTTATCAGACATGACTTGTCCAGATAAGTTATCTGTAATCCCTGTATTCTCTACTGCTTTGTATGCAATCAGGGCCATTTTTCAATGAAAAAGAAGCAATGGAAGCAATCTAAAACATGGGCTTTTATGGCAGAACTACCACAAGGTCCTCCCTCCTCTGTCTGAAATGACCCAAAGAAGATTTTTTGCAGACCAGCAGCATATGAGGCCAGTTGTATCGGTGGCAGTGTATATATGCTGCTGGCAGTTGGGTTTTTCGACCCTTTTCTACCCTTTCCAGCTCTTATTGATGTGTCCTGACCTAATGGTATGACATGGCTTGTCTCATCCCCATCCTATCTAAAAGCAGAGTTCTTGGCCTAGTTTAAGGTTTTATAGAAAACAATATTGAGGATTAagatttttattttctattaacGTTATGAGGGACCATACTTTTAACATTAGGTGTTGAATGGCCTTGTTTCTTTGTATTCTACATGGCCGGCAGCTGGATTCAAAGCCCATGTGATTTGTTCTAATACACCTCCATTGATGACTTTTACAGGTCTCCTAATGTTGACAGAATCAACAGCTCAAGGAATTCTTGGAGTGTGAGTTAAATTTAGATGTTTAGTGCTTTTGTTTGACTCCTGTTGGGCATTCATGAAGCAGCATCTTAGGTGGGGTACTTAGGAAGTGGTTCCGTGAAGAAGTCTCTTGACTTTTGTTTTACAAGTGGCAAATGAAATGTAAGGAAAGAGATGCAAGCAGCCTCCCCTCTAGTCTGAAATAAATCAGTTTATAATTGCTATAACTAAATACAACATAATGTGGGCTTAAGGGATGGCCTTCATTTAAAAAGCGATGAATGAAATTAATAGAGATGCAATAGGGGAAAcgcagaaaaataaaataaaaaataattgctaCAACTAAATACAACTTAATGTGGGCTTAAAGGATGGCCTTCATTTAAAAAGCGATGAATGAAATTAATAGAGATACAATGGGAAGtgcacaaaaatttaaaaaaatttaaaatttaaaattttttttttaaaaatttattaataaattttatatgtATCTATAGCtgtttattttttaacattttggGATTAtaattgattcatttgtgcatCTTTTTGGTACTCATAGAGCACGACTACTAGGACATTTGTGCATAAGtgttggcaattttaagtgcatgaTTATTGGGACATCTTTAAGCAAGTATtgggcaacactttgaaatgtgtactttttgacccttgcatgcataacgTATCCCACAACGTGCATTGTTACTACTAAGAAGccatagctataagtagttaagtcacatGCAGAGAcgataaaaaaaatcattaaaattcaaTGTACAATTTAGAATCTATGGGTGCTCAAAGTTAGCTATAACCACTATTTGTATGCTTCCCCTAAGTTTGAAGGTAAAAGGTAAATTGATTCATCGCATAATGTGTTGGTTGagtggtggtgttgttgttgtGTCCAACAAAGTTCAAACTCTTGTCAGGCTATTGTGATTGCTAGGACATACActtaaaaaaagaagataaaagattttaaaatatttataaagtaTTATGTTAAGATAATTAGAAGATGGAATGTAATGGGGTGAATGTATTAATAAAAgtgtttttaaaatattaaaattcttAAATAGATAAATATAAATTGATTTTAGAATAAttttgaaataataaaatatttttaataaataatataaaataatatagaaaataaatgAAACTAGTAGatctatctttaataaataaaatctatGTAAAAGACATTAGAGAGATCATTCTTGTCTTCGtgatattttacatagatttttttccaaagataaatattttaatttaataaaagaaTGTCAATGGGTTTTtgatctattggtgaagttgaaaagTTCTTAATGAGCCCACCAAGCCCACATGAATGAGCCCATTCAAGATCAAGCCTTACTAAGTGCAAGGCTCcaagataataaaaaaattaaattaaatgtttatgtaAGATAAGTGTTATATATTAGTATAGATATTTAAACACATctatctaaaaaaaattaaaaatataatctagaattattttattttatttacttaagagttgttttatttatttaaaagttaatttattttactttataaCTATTTAACagttattttatttcaaatttagttATTATATTATATCTATATTGTTtacttcattttatttttgtttttacttTGGAAAGTGTagtaaataaaaaatatcatacaTGCATATATTTCAACTAATAACACATTAACAACACACGACATATCAAAAAATAACTTAAATGTCTTAGCAAAACAATTATGACAATAAAAAGTCTTTAATAAATTTTAGTCTTATTTGAGAGatttctattttttagcaattaataattaaaataattttatttcattatGATTGGCTTGAGGTTTTTATCACTTTGATTTACAAAGTATATAATAAGACTAAAATTTATTAAATCTAATTCTATTTGGCAACTCTAATGATGGGTTTTTAACCACACATACATCTATGTCAAGAATCGTGTAGAATGTAAATATTTGTGGTTTTTTATATAGTCTTTGTAACACTTTAAAACAAACCCTATCATGGCACATGAACATACAAGCGACTTCTAGATAAGATCCATGGGGAGTAATCTGGTGGTGAGCCTTGACACCCTTTGCTTCTACCACATGTGCTCCTAAATAGGGTTCAAGATTACTCTTTAGGTAGTGGGCCTCTCTAGTTGTTTGATTTCCTTTTCATAATCAAGCGTTTCAAATAAATGTCAATTCTCATTTGCTTTGTTTCAATTGATCTGATGACTGTAAAATTTTGTAGGTCATTATGTAACGCCCCCACTATGAGGCCTAGAGGACTGAATCAAATTAAACCAATGAAaatgcgattttttttttttttaaagataaaccatacatatgcattgagttgcatggcacgacaagaaaaataaataaaatgaacatACAAAAGCTAGCATTAGTCCTTAAGGCCCCACAACGTCATTACTCAAGCATTACCAAAATAACACAACATACATATCCATAAGAATCACCATATAAATATTATAACACCTTCTATTACAAAAGATCGTGATACACAATACATTGCCATGAGGATATACATATGATCATCAATTACATTACATTGTATCCATAACGATATAATCCTCAAACTACAATAATGAAGTGAATACATGAATCTGGATCATTAAGAAAGTCTTCAATCTTCACTCGAGCCAACATGAACATGATGAAGGATGAAGAAGACCCAATGGGTGCAAGagaactccacccaa encodes:
- the LOC131049409 gene encoding uncharacterized protein LOC131049409, with protein sequence MDSNYADSVSSSPRSRGADTEYPASQRWEDPNSCKVRFMCSYGGKIIPRPSDNQLCYLGGETRMVTVSRNITYTDLIAKLSKISGGGVTVKYQLPNEDLDALISVTTEEDLENMMEEYERSQQASLKPSRLRIFLFPSKLDNSSSLGSMLDNSKREHWFVDALNGTPILQRGVSEGSSVSEMPDYLFGFDGPEPPYWEKTEERNPNIKMPVSSGVLQQGPSTLGKSRTFNPQPEGIVGHPPPDVHSAPDSPMLETSSYGSTSSAPPGANLPPVKLKPVQDEPHGISFENPYPKFDPNSQNPIMEGGEPRYVCEDIRALGYRLNNHGIVSSPHDQGLEMQGGSEHFFRVTQDMGLRTQDPRVNEDNIAKLRFLQKPEQFEPFPYKDGRFPVPSPSDPVINKPRASIPENAQRQIPTQEFEQLHISNKQQQQQQQQQQQERQIRQENNMQDEMVEGRYDWNAKPVNVKSPEMGPEGLSQPTMKKEESNSSLSAMSGMKKDGSQSSQDGELKSANRQVQDEFNSVNMGTGQMKQPDRPKNQDSGLLNAANPSPRDRPNPNLDRRNEDIESGPDFNYVQKDQNAIMQQTHQDHSYMPVPYEHQYVPSHYVHQGQPMPYYQMHHDSQQGDQPYPIYLYPSHHGSPMLQTMSTVIRPGLGPQPGYSVSMQRNMGVAPANLPAGYSTDVISSKPVTTTMQPPTAPPLQKQPGYDSIPKTAVMAGTPYRDPQFSTQPNMGAAAPRYRAARPMQNDGRIMYRPSQQLNPSPSMHLDQQYSFQHMQVPNQLAYETNPQQQYYTQNSSIVSPPYQGLGTGSSDPQSSAEMLSEGKGARVSQGF